The Rhodothermales bacterium DNA segment CGACACACACGCGTACGCCGTGGACGTGCTCACCCTCCCGCAGGACAACCCCTGGAAAAGCCGTATGCGCCCCACGGGCATCGACTTCCTCCCGGGTGGCGACGAGGCCGTCGTGACCACCATCGACGGGGAGGTGTGGCGCCTGGAAGGCATTACGCGGGATGAGGGCACCATCCAGTGGCGCCGCATCGCGACGGGGCTCTTCCAGCCACTCGGCGTGAAGTATCACGACGGGGCGATCTATGTGGGATGCCGGGACCAGATCGCGGTGTTGCGCGATTTGAATGGCGACGGCGAAACCGACTTCTACGAGAGCTTCAACAGCGACCATCAGGTGACGGAGCATTTCCACGAGTTTGCGATGGGGCTCCAGACCGACGCCGCCGGCAACTTCTACTACGCCAAAAGTGCCCGCCACGCACGTACCTCCCTGGTCCCTCAGCACGGCACCCTCATCCGCGTCAGCGCTGACGGCCGCACGTCCGAGATCATCGCCCGGGGATTCCGCGCGGCCAACGGCGTGCTCCTCAACCCGGACGGCTCGTTTATCGTCACCGACCAGGAGGGCCATTGGAATCCGATGAACCGGATCAACTGGGTGGAGGAGGGTGGCTTTTACGGCAATATGTTTGGCTATGGCGCACCGGCGGATTCGTCCGACGAGGCGATGATCCCCCCGCTGCTGTGGATCGACTCGAAATACGACCGCTCGCCGGCGGAGCTGCTCTGGGCCGAAAGCGACCGCTGGGGGCCGCTCGAAGGAAGCCTGCTCAGCCTCTCGTACGGCTACGGCAAGATCTTCGTCGTGATGACGCAGACGTTCGACAACATCCGACAGGGCGCCTTCGTCGAGCTGCCGGTGCCGCAGTTCCCCACGGGCATCATCCGCGGCCGGTTCAACCCGCGGGACGGGCAGCTGTATGCGCTCGGCATGTCGGCCTGGGCGACCAACCAGATGATTCAGGTGGGCGGCCTCTACCGGATTCGCTACACGGGGCAGCCCTTGCATCTGCCCACCGCGATGAAGGCCCGGACGTCGGGCATCGAGCTCACCTTCGCAGAGCCCCTGGAAAAGGCCGCCGCCGGCCCGGAGGCCTTTACTGTCACCGTGTGGGACCTCAAACGCGCCCGTACCTACGGCTCCGAGCGCCTGAACACGCAGGAACTGCGCGTCGACGGCGTCACGCTGTCGGCCGACGGCCGCACCGCGTTGATTCAAATACCCGACCTGGCGCCGACGTGGATCGTGGAGATCGCCTACGACCTGAAGGCCGCGGGTGGCGCCGCGTTCGACGGGGTGGTGCAAGGTACGGTCTATGCGCTGGAGGGCGACTCGCCAGCGTTCTGATACCCCCGATCACGGTCCGCGACATCCCTCCGGCATCATGAATAGCTCGCTCCTTTTATCTATCGGTTTGATATACGCTATCCTCACACGATCGGGCTGGCGCTCGGCGTCGCGTACGTGGTAGGATTACGCTCGACGCCGGCCGGCCTGCTCGTCCTCTTCCCAACTATCAAGGAAATGCAGGTAGATGCCTGAAATAAGTTGCTTTTTGGAATCATCATCCGGATGTATTTTGGAGAACACAACCCGCCCTACTTTCATGTCCAATATGGAGATGCCCGGGTCGTCTTCAGTATCCAGGCCCTTCGTTTGATTGAAGGAATACGGCCCCCTCGGAATATGGGTATGGTCGTCGAATGGGCTGCGCCCCATCAGGAGGCATTGAAGTGAGATGGGGAGAAGGCAAACGCGAACGAACCGCTTGATAAGATCGAGCCCTTACAGTAAGCCAGAAGATCGAGTGTAATGACAGCGGCAACCCTGTGAGCCGGCATGCTACACGCTTTCCTTCCACTGGCCGCTCTCGCCTACCCGCGGCAGCCTCCTCACGGGGCGGATGATGGTCGATAGCCCGTTGCTGATAGTTGGTTGTCCCCGCTCGACATGAGTCAGCGCAACGCGTTTGCCAGATAGTCTATGCCCGAACAACTCAGCCGGACCATTGAAGCGCTTTACCGGGCGGAATCGGGACGGGTGCTGGCAACCCTGGTGCGCCTCCTGGGCGACCTCGACCTGGCCGAGGAGGCCATGCACGAGGCATTCGCCGCGGCGCTGGAGTCCTGGTCCCGGACGGGGGTTCCGGCGAAGCCGCGGCCCTGGCTGATTTCGACGGCGCGATTCAAGGCGATCGATCAGATGCGCCGGCGCGCGCGCTTCGACAAAACACACGACGTCTTCGCTCTCGGCGCAGACCTACTGCTCAGCGCGGCATGGCCCGAAGATGCCGCTTCCGATCACGATGCGAGGGAGGACGAGGAGATCGAAGATGATCGACTCCGACTCCTCTTCACCTGTTGCCACCCTGCGTTGCCTCCGGAAGGACAGGTAGCGCTTACCCTGCGCGAAGTCTGCGGCTTGACCACACAGGAGATCGCACGGGCCTTTCTTGTCCCGCCGGCGACGCTGGCCCAACGCATCGTGCGCGCCAAGGCTGTCATTCGCGAAAGGTCGATTCCCTACCTCGTGCCCTCGCCGCGGGAATTACCCGTCCGGTTGGGAGCGGTCCTTCAGGCCGTGTATCTGATTTTCAACGAAGGGTATTCCGCGGAGACGACGCGAGTTGAATTAAGCCTTGAAGCCATCCGTCTGGGCCGGCTGCTGCTCGACCTGCTCCAGCTGCATACCATTGATGAGCCCGAAGTGTTCGGGCTGCTGGGGCTGATGCTGCTACAGGAGTCGCGCCGTGCCGCCAGAACCTCTCCCGGGGGAGACCTCATTCTGCTGGAGCAGCAGGATCGGTCGTTATGGAACCGCGAGCAGATCGCTGAAGGTGTCCTGCTCACCGAAAAGGCCCTTCAATCCCGCCGCTTCGGGGCCTATACGCTGCAAGCGGCCATTGCGGCTGTTCACGCCGGCAGTTCCTCCACGGCATCCACCGACTGGCGCGAGATTACGCGACTCTATAACCGGTTGCTGGGAATGCATCCCTCCCCCGTTGTCGAGCTCAACCGCGCCGTGGCCCTCGCCATGTGCGAGGGTCCCGAGGCCGGCCTCGCGCCTATCGACGCGTTGTTGGAGCGGGGTGGACTGGCGGAGTACCCCCTTGCCCATGCGGCGAGGGCTGATATGTGCCGGCGGCTGGGCAGAACCGATGAGGCGATGTACT contains these protein-coding regions:
- a CDS encoding DUF6797 domain-containing protein; protein product: MNPRLLLLLALLAAACQPASPPATYLLDEASLPDYERTLDHAGLMADWSEEFYHKGMVTYRNACYSCHGDTEQPGSIPNSRQFWQEAFKNGADPHAIYQTLTRGYGLMPPQMRLTPREKYEVIHFIREEFLKEHNPDQYVPITDAYLAGLPAGDTLGPDPQPYQPWAEMDYGDFLIHTYELANSDDPPRGISGGRSPLPNEDFRDVNFAYKGIAIRLDEGEGGVAAGKAFVLFDHDLMRLTGFWTGEGFIDYEGILLNDRHNIFPRTVGTIQFENPITPGWANPATGGFADPRFVAVDGRPFGPLPRDWAHYKGLYRHGSRVVIAYSVRDTQVLESYDLEQDGVAPIVSRTLNIGAASSPLTMRIAPAEAAVHVAGASTAVEQGFHVLKVPVGTPVNVKIWMAASGVDVAAAARAGDPPDDLTRYTQGGPAHYTEVLSSPIIPGDDTHAYAVDVLTLPQDNPWKSRMRPTGIDFLPGGDEAVVTTIDGEVWRLEGITRDEGTIQWRRIATGLFQPLGVKYHDGAIYVGCRDQIAVLRDLNGDGETDFYESFNSDHQVTEHFHEFAMGLQTDAAGNFYYAKSARHARTSLVPQHGTLIRVSADGRTSEIIARGFRAANGVLLNPDGSFIVTDQEGHWNPMNRINWVEEGGFYGNMFGYGAPADSSDEAMIPPLLWIDSKYDRSPAELLWAESDRWGPLEGSLLSLSYGYGKIFVVMTQTFDNIRQGAFVELPVPQFPTGIIRGRFNPRDGQLYALGMSAWATNQMIQVGGLYRIRYTGQPLHLPTAMKARTSGIELTFAEPLEKAAAGPEAFTVTVWDLKRARTYGSERLNTQELRVDGVTLSADGRTALIQIPDLAPTWIVEIAYDLKAAGGAAFDGVVQGTVYALEGDSPAF
- a CDS encoding RNA polymerase sigma factor, with product MPEQLSRTIEALYRAESGRVLATLVRLLGDLDLAEEAMHEAFAAALESWSRTGVPAKPRPWLISTARFKAIDQMRRRARFDKTHDVFALGADLLLSAAWPEDAASDHDAREDEEIEDDRLRLLFTCCHPALPPEGQVALTLREVCGLTTQEIARAFLVPPATLAQRIVRAKAVIRERSIPYLVPSPRELPVRLGAVLQAVYLIFNEGYSAETTRVELSLEAIRLGRLLLDLLQLHTIDEPEVFGLLGLMLLQESRRAARTSPGGDLILLEQQDRSLWNREQIAEGVLLTEKALQSRRFGAYTLQAAIAAVHAGSSSTASTDWREITRLYNRLLGMHPSPVVELNRAVALAMCEGPEAGLAPIDALLERGGLAEYPLAHAARADMCRRLGRTDEAMYSYERALALTPQEPERQFLIERIRQLK